Part of the Pedobacter roseus genome is shown below.
AGGATAATTTTTTTAAACATGATATAGGTTAGAAACCTGGATTTTGCCTGGTTATCTTTTTGTTTACATCCAGTTCGTTTGATGGAAACGGATACAGCTCGTGTTTACCTTTTTTGAAATTAGTAGCAGCTTCGTAAGCATATTGAGAACGGATAGCTTTAACAGCATCTTGCGTAGCCTTTATTTTATCGCCAAGTAAGTTCCATCTGATTAAATCTGCACGGCGCATCCCTTCGAAACATAATTCCCATGCCCTTTCGTTTTGTATTCTGAGCAAAAAGGCATCTTTGCTAAGTCCTGTAGGTAAATCTACATCAGCATTATTTTTCTTAGGCAAAAGTGTGGCGGTAGCTGTTGCGCCAGTTCCTTTTCCTTTAACATCGGTAATGGCAATTGTTGGGGCCGAGGTATAACCTCCACCCTGGTTTAACATCGTTATCGCGGTTACTTTATCTCCAACAACGGTAGGTACTGCATAAGCATCTGTACCACCACCACCGGTAATTGTAATGAAGGTATTACTGAGTGTAGTGGTGCTTAATGAGTAGCCGCTTCCACTGGCACCTAATGTAATATTGATTCTGCTACCCGCAACATTGGTGCCGTATGCCCTTCGTCTAACTGTATTAATGGCTTCGTAAGCTTCCGCTGTAGGCCCGTTGTTTAATTCATTATCAATTTCAGCCTTCATTAATAATACATCAGCATAACGCATGGCCACATAATTAATGTTGGTATAAGTTTTTTCTAATGCCGAATTGTTCTGGTATTCCCTGCTCCATTTTCCCGGGCCCCATCTTTCATCATCTCTATTGGTTAACAATGGTAATTTATTCCCGTTGGCATCTAAAATATATCTTGCAACAGAAAAATCACGTCTTAAATCACCATCTGCAAATGTGCTGTAAAATGAAGAGGGCACAAATGTGCGGTTTAAGGTACTCCCATAAACACCGGCATTAGTAGGCGGAGCATTAAAAGTGCCCCAGCTGGAGCTATTGGTATTGGTAACCGTAGGCGTGTAAAAAGACATTTCGAACAAACTTTCTTTTGGCTCGAATACTTGTTGAGATTGATTTTTAAAAACCTGGCTATAGCTGTCGTTCAATTTATATAAACCTGAGGCCAATACATCGTTTACCTGTGTTTGCGCCAATTGATAGTATTTGGTATAATCAGTTGCCCTTTGCATCGTACCATCAGGCCTTAAAGAATATCCACCGGCAAATATTGCTATGCGGGCCAATACGGCCTTTGCACCAAATTTATTTATCCTTTCGTTGCTGGCAATGGTTGCCGGCAGAAGGGTTATAGCATCCTGCATGTCTTTGATCACCTGATCATAAATCACAAACCTATCGGTTAGTGGCAGACTCAGGTCATCTCCAGGGG
Proteins encoded:
- a CDS encoding RagB/SusD family nutrient uptake outer membrane protein, whose amino-acid sequence is MKAKFIDIKHATFVGLITLATFVSCKKVVETDPYSSFTSDNFFKSVPEAYAATLGVYETLKSPSTYAWYVPLVYDADTDVEFLSAGTTANDFREVSHYYYLAGNSYFYSTWSTLYNGIDRANLVIERIPQMNLYTSGTTEQKADLNRMIGEAKFLRGFFYSELVRLWGDVPFKIKSSAPGDDLSLPLTDRFVIYDQVIKDMQDAITLLPATIASNERINKFGAKAVLARIAIFAGGYSLRPDGTMQRATDYTKYYQLAQTQVNDVLASGLYKLNDSYSQVFKNQSQQVFEPKESLFEMSFYTPTVTNTNSSSWGTFNAPPTNAGVYGSTLNRTFVPSSFYSTFADGDLRRDFSVARYILDANGNKLPLLTNRDDERWGPGKWSREYQNNSALEKTYTNINYVAMRYADVLLMKAEIDNELNNGPTAEAYEAINTVRRRAYGTNVAGSRINITLGASGSGYSLSTTTLSNTFITITGGGGTDAYAVPTVVGDKVTAITMLNQGGGYTSAPTIAITDVKGKGTGATATATLLPKKNNADVDLPTGLSKDAFLLRIQNERAWELCFEGMRRADLIRWNLLGDKIKATQDAVKAIRSQYAYEAATNFKKGKHELYPFPSNELDVNKKITRQNPGF